A stretch of the Vigna radiata var. radiata cultivar VC1973A chromosome 9, Vradiata_ver6, whole genome shotgun sequence genome encodes the following:
- the LOC106774178 gene encoding probable serine/threonine-protein kinase At5g41260: MGIQCSRLMPCCVDSQVKASVIETPDAEIEDSSEVSNWPTFREFTLEQLKNATSGFAVENIVSEHGEKAPNVVYKGKLENQMRIAVKRFNRNAWPDARQFLEEARSVGQLRNQRLANLLGCFCEGDERLLVAEYMPNETLAKHLFHWETQPMKWAMRLRVVLHLAQALEYCTSKGRALYHDLNAYRVLFDEDGNPRLSSFGLMKNSRDGKSYSTNLAFTPPEYLRTGRVTPESVIYSFGTLLLDLLSGKHIPPSHALDVIRGRNIQMLTDSCLEGQFSDDDGTELVRLASRCLQYEPRERPNPKSLAAALAPLQKETEVPSHVLMGIQHSTTFASLSPLGEACSRKDLTAIHEVLENIGYKDDEGVANELSFQMWTDQMQETLNCKKKGDLAFRQKDFRLAIECYTQFIDAGTMVSPTVYARRSICYLINDMPQEALNDAMQVQVVSPVWHIASYLQSVALTALGMENEAQAALKDGTTLESKRSATTKQK; this comes from the exons ATGGGTATTCAGTGTTCCAGACTCATGCCATGCTGTGTGGATTCACAAGTTAAGGCATCTGTTATTGAAACTCCAGATGCTG AAATTGAGGATAGTAGTGAGGTCAGTAACTGGCCTACATTCCGGGAATTTACACTTGAGCAACTCAAGAATGCAACATCTGGTTTTGCTGTTGAGAACATTGTATCTGAACATGGAGAGAAGGCTCCCAATGTTGTTTATAAAGGAAAACTTGAGAATCAAATGAGGATTGCGGTTAAGCGGTTTAACAGGAATGCTTGGCCGGATGCGCGGCAGTTTTTG GAGGAAGCAAGATCAGTTGGTCAGCTTCGTAACCAAAGATTGGCAAATTTGCTTGGTTGTTTTTGTGAAGGAGATGAGAGGTTGCTTGTGGCAGAATATATGCCCAATGAAACACTGGCAAAACACCTTTTCCATT GGGAAACACAACCCATGAAATGGGCAATGCGACTAAGAGTTGTTCTACATCTTGCACAAGCTCTAGAGTACTGCACAAGCAAAGGACGAGCTCTCTATCATGACCTTAATGCATATAGAGTTCTTTTTGATGAG GATGGTAATCCCAGGCTTTCGAGTTTTGGTCTTATGAAAAACAGCAGGGATGGGAAAAGTTATAGCACAAATTTGGCATTTACTCCTCCAGAGTATCTCAGAACTG GGAGAGTAACACCAGAGAGTGTAATATATAGCTTTGGCACTCTTCTGCTTGACCTTCTCAGTGGGAAGCATATCCCCCCAAGTCAT GCGCTTGATGTCATTCGTGGAAGAAACATTCAGATGCTGACAGATTCTTGTTTGGAAGGACAATTTTCTGATGATGATGGAACTGAGTTAGTACGCCTGGCGTCTCGATGTTTACAATACGAACCTAGAGAACGGCCTAATCCAAAGTCATTGGCAGCTGCTTTGGCTCCTCTTCAAAAGGAAACAGAG GTTCCTTCACATGTCTTGATGGGCATCCAGCACAGTACTACTTTTGCCTCATTATCTCCTCTTGGTGAAGCATGCTCAAGGAAGGACTTGACTGCCATACATGAAGTTCTGGAAAATATTGGCTATAAAGATGATGAAGGAGTGGCAAATGAG TTATCATTTCAGATGTGGACTGATCAGATGCAAGAGACATTAAATTGCAAGAAAAAGGGGGATCTTGCTTTCCGGCAGAAAGATTTTAGACTGGCAATTGAGTGCTATACGCAG TTCATTGATGCTGGAACAATGGTTTCTCCAACAGTCTATGCAAGGCGTAGTATATGTTATCTAATCAATGACATGCCTCAGGAAGCGCTGAACGATGCAATGCAGGTGCAAGTTGTTTCTCCTGTTTGGCACATAGCATCATATCTTCAATCTGTTGCCCTCACTGCACTTGGGATGGAGAATGAAGCTCAAGCAGCACTTAAAGATGGCACAACTCTGGAATCCAAGCGAAGTGCAACTACcaagcaaaaatga